From the genome of Ciona intestinalis unplaced genomic scaffold, KH HT000062.2, whole genome shotgun sequence, one region includes:
- the LOC104266507 gene encoding uncharacterized protein LOC104266507, protein MKTLPDHVQDRHMKRAEILILKNYQMKHFAAEMTTLLSPVFRSEHSPSIHKRVGVTLTSSLYRIYPFVDNDGVLRVGGRLRLSNLKDVENHPILPRKGHIAELIIRTHHKDVNHMGRGITHNHIRQNGYWWILCSCLLLYLNVLLADEHAGHQRRAEDGGFASRSYRTKSPFTYSAVDFFGPFYIKERRSILKRYGVVFTCMASRAVHLESANSLDTISFINSLRRFLCRRGAIKQLRSDQGTNFVGARNELHKCLS, encoded by the coding sequence ATGAAAACTCTTCCTGACCACGTACAAGATCGGCATATGAAAAGAGCCGAAAttctaatattaaaaaactatcaaatgaaacattttgcGGCCGAAATGACAACATTATTGTCCCCGGTTTTTCGATCGGAACATAGTCCAAGTATTCACAAACGAGTTGGTGTTACATTAACCAGTTCTTTGTATCGAATATATCCATTTGTAGATAACGACGGAGTTCTTCGTGTTGGAGGAAGATTACGACTGTCTAATCTTAAAGATGTGGAGAATCACCCAATTTTGCCGAGAAAGGGTCACATAGCGGAGCTGATTATCAGGACTCACCACAAAGACGTAAATCACATGGGCCGAGGAATAACGCACAATCATATACGACAGAATGGTTATTGGTGGATCCTCTGCTCTTGCTTATTATTATATCTCAATGTATTACTTGCAGACGAACACGCAGGCCACCAGAGACGCGCAGAGGATGGCGGATTTGCCAGTAGATCGTACAGAACAAAGTCCCCCTTTACGTACTCGGCAGTAGACTTCTTTGGGCCGTTTTATATCAAAGAGCGACGTTCCATATTGAAACGCTACGGGGTCGTGTTTACATGCATGGCGTCGAGAGCGGTTCATCTAGAGAGCGCAAACTCATTAGATACCATCTCCTTCATTAATTCTCTACGCAGGTTTCTATGTCGCAGAGGAGCAATCAAACAACTAAGATCCGACCAAGGTACAAATTTCGTGGGAGCGAGAAATGAACTTCACAAATGCCTCAGTTAG